The genome window GGCCCCATCGAGACCGAGGAACTGCGGGCCCTGGTAGAGAGCGAGTCGGTCTCGACCCCGCACCTGTTCAACCTCGAGAAGCTCCAGTTCTTCTCCGGCTACGGCATGCTGCCCACCGCTACGATAAGCCTCGAGACCCCCAAAGGCGTGGTCACCACCACCGCGATTGGGGACGGGCCGGTGGACGCGGTGTATAAGGCCCTGTCCGAGGCCATCGGGTTCAAGCCCGAGCTCGAGCTGTACCGGGTGGAGTCGGTGACCGGGAGCACCGAGGCTTTGGGCGAGGTGACGGTCAAGCTCAAGCTGGGCGAGGTGATGGCCACCGGGCACGGAATTTCGCCGGACATCATCGAGGCTTCGGCGCGGGCCTACCTGGATGCCGCCAACAAGCTGGCCGCGGGGCAGTCGGCGCGGCATCCGAAGTCGCTCGAGGAAGTGCAGCGCTCGGGTTTGGGCAAATAACCATGATCGAAATCCTCGACACCACCCTCCGCGACGGCACCCAGGGCGAAGCAGTCAACCTGTCCTCGGACGACAAGATCGCCATCGCCAAGCGCCTGGCGGCTTTCGGGGTTCCCCTCATCGAGGGGGGCTGGCCGGGCAGCAACCCCAAGGACGCCGAGTTCTTCGCCCGCATGAAGGGGGTAGACCTGGGGAATAGCCAGCTCTGCGCCTTTGGCTCCACCCGGCGCAAAGGGGTGCGGCCCGAGGACGACCCCTCGGTGCAGGCCATGCTGGCGGCGGCCACCCCGGTGGTTACGGTAGTAGCCAAAAGCTGGGACTTCCACGTGACCCACGCGCTCGAGGTCTCCCTGGAAGAAAACCTGCGCATGATTGAGGAGACCTACCGCTACCTGGTCTGCGAAGGCAAGCGGGTGATTCACGACGCCGAGCACTTCTTCGACGGTTTCAAGGCCAACCGGGGCTATGCCCTGGCCACGCTCGAGGCCGCCGTGCGGGGCGGGGCCGACACCCTGTGCTTATGCGATACCAACGGGGGTAGCCTGCCCGAAGAGGTCTTCGAGATCACCCAGGCCGTGCGCCAGGCTTTTCCCGGCCTGACCATTGGGATTCACCCCCACAACGACGCGGAACTGGCGGTAGCCAACGCCCTGGCTGCCGTGCGGGCGGGGGCCACCCACGTGCAGGGCACCATCAACGGCTACGGCGAGCGCTGCGGTAACCTGAACCTGACCAGCGCCATTCCCAACCTGATGCTGAAGTACGGCCTGCCGCTCCAAGGGCTCACCCCCGAAAAACTTGCCGAGCTGCGCGAGGTCTCGCACTTTGTGGACGAACGGGCCAACCTGGCCCCCAACCTCCGCGCGCCCTACGTGGGGGATGCAGCCTTTGCCCACAAGGGGGGCATCCACGTCTCAGCGGTGCTCAAAGACCCCCGCACCTACGAGCACGTCCCGCCCGAGGCCGTGGGCAACAGCCGCCGGGTGCTGGTCTCCGACCTCTCGGGTCGCAGCAACCTGCTAGCCAAACTGGCCGAGTCCGGGGTTAATGTGCCCAAGGAGATGGCCGGGGCTTTGTTGGAGGAGGTCAAGCAGCTCGAGCACGCCGGCTACTCGTTTGAAGGAGCCGAGGCCAGTTTCTACCTGCTGGCCCACCGGCTGCGGGGCGGTCAGATGCCCTTCAGCGTGGAAGGCTTCACGGTGTTCGTGCACGTCAACGACGCCAACCCCGAGACCCCCACCTGGGCCGAGGCCACGGTGCGGGTCAGGGTGGGCGAGACCCTCCAGCACACCGCCGCCGAAAGCCAGCATGGGCCGGTCTCGGCGCTGGACAAAGCCTTCCGCAAGGCCATTGAGCCCTTTTACCCCGAGATTGCCGAGATCGAGCTTTGCGATTACAAGGTACGTATTCTCTCGGGCCAGGAGGCCGGTACGGCCTCCGGGGTGCGGGTCATGATCGAGATGCACCGGGCCGGGGAGCGCTGGAGCACTGTGGGGGCCAGTAAAAACAACCTCGAGGCCTCCCTCAAAGCCCTCACCGATGGCTACGCCTATGCCTTGGTGAAGAGCCAGCCCATACCGCAGGACTAGGGCCGCGCCTCCTCGAGGTCGGGGTTTTCAGTCGGGGTGTAGGCCGCGAGGGCCTTTTCCTCGGCGGGGATGCGCACGCACAGCAGCAGCAGGGCGTTGAGGATGGTGGCTGTCAGGGCTGTAACCCAGGCGTTAAAGATGAGGGGCAGGGACAGCAACTCCAGGGCCACCGCCAGGTAGTTGGGGTGGCGCAGGTAGCGGTAGGGCCCTCGGGTGATCTGTTGGCCCCCAGGAACAACCAGAATTCGGGTATTCCAGTACCGGCCCAGGCTGCTGATGGCCCAGTAGCGCAGACCCTGGGCCAGCAAGAAGACCAGCAGCCAGAATCCCCAGATGGGGGAGGGCTGGTTGCGGGCAAGCCCCTCCAGCAGCCAGCCCAGCATCCAGCCGATGTGCAGCAGAAAAAACAGTGGGTAGTGCTCTCGTCCGTGCTCTTTGGCCCCCTGCGCCAAAGCCCAGCGCAGGTTGGCCTGGGCCAGGCGAAGCTCCAGCAGCCGCTGGAGTACCACCCAGATCAGCGCGACCCAGAGCGCTACCACTGCAAAACCACCCCTTCTGCGGCAAAGCCAGGCCCCAGGGCCAGCAACACCCCTTTGCTGCCGGGTGTAGGTCGCTCGAGCTGGTACATCTGATGGGCCAGCACGAAAAGCACCGTGGGACTGGACATATTGCCGAATTTCCTCAAAACGCAGTGGGAGGCCTCGAGGCTTTTTTCATCCACACCCATCCCCTCACGGTAGGCTGTCAAAACCTTGGCCCCGCCAGGGTGGAGTGTCCAGGTCTTCACATCTGGAGCGGTAAGGCCAAAACCCGCCAGCCCGTCCCGGATCAGATTGCCCAACTCCCCTTCTACCAGGGCCGGGATGCTTTGGGCGAAGCGCACTTGCAGGCCGTCGGGCACGATGTCCCAACCCATCACCTCATAGCTTTCTGGTAGCAGCCGGCTGAATCCGCCGAGCACCTTCGGCCCTGTGCCTGGGCCCGGTTCGCCTGGCCTACCCAATACCGCAGCGGCAGCACCGTCGGCGAACAGGCTGGTCGCTACCAGGTTGCTCTTGCTCAGGTCGCCCTGTATGAAGGTCAGGCTGCACAACTCAACCGCTACCATCAGCACATACGCACCGGGATGGTTCAGGGCTATCTCGGCAGCCCTGGCCAGCCCTGCCGAGCCCCCGGCGCAGCCCAGCCCCC of Meiothermus sp. contains these proteins:
- the cimA gene encoding citramalate synthase; the encoded protein is MIEILDTTLRDGTQGEAVNLSSDDKIAIAKRLAAFGVPLIEGGWPGSNPKDAEFFARMKGVDLGNSQLCAFGSTRRKGVRPEDDPSVQAMLAAATPVVTVVAKSWDFHVTHALEVSLEENLRMIEETYRYLVCEGKRVIHDAEHFFDGFKANRGYALATLEAAVRGGADTLCLCDTNGGSLPEEVFEITQAVRQAFPGLTIGIHPHNDAELAVANALAAVRAGATHVQGTINGYGERCGNLNLTSAIPNLMLKYGLPLQGLTPEKLAELREVSHFVDERANLAPNLRAPYVGDAAFAHKGGIHVSAVLKDPRTYEHVPPEAVGNSRRVLVSDLSGRSNLLAKLAESGVNVPKEMAGALLEEVKQLEHAGYSFEGAEASFYLLAHRLRGGQMPFSVEGFTVFVHVNDANPETPTWAEATVRVRVGETLQHTAAESQHGPVSALDKAFRKAIEPFYPEIAEIELCDYKVRILSGQEAGTASGVRVMIEMHRAGERWSTVGASKNNLEASLKALTDGYAYALVKSQPIPQD
- a CDS encoding isoprenylcysteine carboxyl methyltransferase family protein, whose amino-acid sequence is MVALWVALIWVVLQRLLELRLAQANLRWALAQGAKEHGREHYPLFFLLHIGWMLGWLLEGLARNQPSPIWGFWLLVFLLAQGLRYWAISSLGRYWNTRILVVPGGQQITRGPYRYLRHPNYLAVALELLSLPLIFNAWVTALTATILNALLLLCVRIPAEEKALAAYTPTENPDLEEARP
- a CDS encoding type III polyketide synthase, whose amino-acid sequence is MHPRILSVATANPPHRVGQSEVRDLVQNLFDRLQGLERLIRVFENTGIESRYLSAPLEWFTQPHSFAEKNQLWFETALDLCEKACREALQLAAIEPKQVGAVVLVTTTGIATPSLEAHLVQRLGLPLSAIRLPIWGLGCAGGSAGLARAAEIALNHPGAYVLMVAVELCSLTFIQGDLSKSNLVATSLFADGAAAAVLGRPGEPGPGTGPKVLGGFSRLLPESYEVMGWDIVPDGLQVRFAQSIPALVEGELGNLIRDGLAGFGLTAPDVKTWTLHPGGAKVLTAYREGMGVDEKSLEASHCVLRKFGNMSSPTVLFVLAHQMYQLERPTPGSKGVLLALGPGFAAEGVVLQW